The following coding sequences lie in one Romeriopsis navalis LEGE 11480 genomic window:
- a CDS encoding GIY-YIG nuclease family protein yields the protein MALWYRNARLVCLTKSSIDSLSCEESRVSSEEQIPLFRAKDLAGSYGTARRATLVIAPDTLQVWKQKVLKFQQNVSISPATAQASLFDTALTAPTIDADSIDPLALPQQNTQFWRWKAEDAGVSAIYFVFDYELNLLLYVGETVKSNQRWKGEHDCKRYLLNYQQAHYQFNLPTKLGIAFWRDAPQGMRDRQKQESALINKWRSPFNKENWVFWGTPFVAAK from the coding sequence GTGGCTCTATGGTATCGTAATGCCCGACTAGTTTGTCTGACGAAGTCGTCGATCGATTCACTGTCCTGCGAGGAAAGTCGGGTGTCATCAGAAGAACAAATTCCGTTATTCCGAGCGAAGGACCTTGCGGGTTCCTATGGCACAGCGCGCCGCGCGACTTTGGTGATTGCGCCAGATACGTTACAGGTGTGGAAGCAAAAGGTCTTAAAGTTTCAGCAAAATGTCAGCATCAGTCCGGCCACTGCCCAAGCGAGTCTGTTTGATACGGCATTAACGGCACCGACGATTGATGCGGATAGTATTGATCCCTTGGCGCTGCCCCAGCAGAACACCCAATTCTGGCGCTGGAAAGCTGAGGATGCAGGTGTTTCCGCCATATATTTTGTGTTTGACTATGAACTTAATCTACTGCTATACGTGGGTGAAACTGTTAAATCAAACCAACGCTGGAAGGGTGAGCATGATTGCAAACGCTACTTGCTGAATTATCAGCAGGCGCACTATCAGTTCAATCTGCCGACCAAGCTCGGCATTGCCTTCTGGCGAGACGCTCCCCAGGGGATGCGCGATCGCCAGAAACAGGAATCAGCCTTAATCAACAAATGGCGATCGCCCTTCAACAAAGAAAATTGGGTGTTTTGGGGCACCCCATTTGTGGCGGCAAAATAA
- a CDS encoding SH3 domain-containing protein, with product MMNVCRWFATSVAVAVGVCTLGGNARSWAQDAPVPPTPTTPTEATPSQPVKAAPQAATLVGQCRAVNKRTPIYSNRNPVSEALVLLQRDNAVILGENGGSNGMISVNRPRKGYVHTANLKLCAAKPEPPTTTKAGLCRQVLQQRGMVVRSIPGNSAPIVGGLKFNQKVTLSNPIASRQLNDGRVWVKITSPVNGWTSNGFVTQQFRNLGACQA from the coding sequence ATGATGAATGTTTGTCGATGGTTCGCGACGAGTGTGGCAGTTGCCGTTGGCGTATGTACGCTGGGGGGCAACGCCAGAAGTTGGGCTCAGGATGCGCCAGTCCCGCCAACCCCAACCACACCCACCGAGGCCACACCCAGTCAACCCGTCAAAGCCGCGCCCCAAGCCGCGACATTAGTGGGGCAATGTCGGGCAGTGAATAAACGCACACCAATCTATAGCAACCGCAATCCGGTTTCGGAAGCACTGGTCTTGCTACAACGCGATAATGCGGTGATTTTAGGTGAGAACGGTGGCAGCAATGGCATGATCAGCGTCAACCGCCCCCGCAAAGGCTACGTACATACGGCTAACCTCAAACTGTGCGCCGCCAAGCCAGAACCCCCAACGACGACTAAGGCCGGTTTATGTCGTCAAGTCCTACAGCAGCGCGGCATGGTGGTCCGCAGCATTCCAGGAAATTCGGCGCCGATCGTCGGTGGGCTCAAGTTCAACCAAAAGGTGACCCTGAGCAATCCCATCGCCTCCCGCCAACTGAACGATGGTCGCGTTTGGGTCAAAATCACAAGCCCAGTCAATGGCTGGACTTCAAACGGTTTTGTGACTCAGCAGTTCCGGAATCTCGGAGCCTGCCAAGCCTAG
- the mutL gene encoding DNA mismatch repair endonuclease MutL: MQTAIQPLPIEVINLIAAGEVIDSLAAVVRELAENALDAGATRITMRLWPDQWRIHVTDNGRGMALDDLLQAAIAHTTSKIRDRQDLLAVESLGFRGEALQSIAQLADLTLLSCVGGETGWQVNYDSRGEAIRTEVAPIAPGTTVIVENLFSTWESRRQSLPPLPQQLKAVQAIIQEMALAHPQVTWLIEQNHRPWIHIWPGSTAKQVLPQFIRDLQANDLVELHNQVTGGELSLLLGLPDRAHRHRPDWVKIAVNGRFVVLPELEQTVLQHLRRTIPRDRFPICIVHLKVNPEAVDWNRHPAKAELYLQQLEVWQNQVKFGLDEILKLTVDRLADSYGNSRTQELLKVAESEAGYYADRQVNPANSTVAHKPLLPLRAIAQASQMYIVAEHAAGIWLVEQHIAHERVLYEQIRDRWEVIPLTVPLIVQNLSGAQVEQLERIGLEVSEFGNHLWAIRSLPKLLSEHPEKAAAILELSQGGDLQSAQVAIACRSAIRNGTPMSHLEMQHLLDQWQQTQNPHTCPHGRPIYLSLEESSLSKFFRRSWVIGKSHGLKP; the protein is encoded by the coding sequence ATGCAGACTGCCATTCAACCCCTACCCATCGAGGTAATTAACCTGATTGCCGCTGGAGAAGTGATTGACTCCTTGGCTGCAGTCGTGCGTGAATTGGCCGAAAATGCGCTAGATGCTGGCGCTACCCGTATCACCATGCGGCTATGGCCCGATCAATGGCGTATCCATGTCACCGATAATGGCCGTGGGATGGCCTTGGATGATCTGCTCCAAGCCGCCATCGCCCACACAACTAGCAAAATTCGCGATCGACAGGATTTACTCGCCGTTGAAAGTCTGGGATTTCGGGGGGAAGCGCTCCAGAGTATTGCCCAACTCGCGGACTTAACGCTGCTGAGTTGTGTTGGCGGTGAAACCGGTTGGCAGGTGAATTACGATTCGCGGGGGGAGGCGATTCGCACAGAAGTGGCGCCGATCGCTCCGGGCACCACGGTCATTGTCGAAAATTTATTTAGTACTTGGGAATCCCGGCGGCAAAGCCTCCCACCCCTGCCACAACAGCTCAAAGCCGTCCAGGCAATTATTCAAGAAATGGCGTTAGCCCATCCCCAGGTGACTTGGCTGATTGAACAAAATCATCGCCCCTGGATACACATCTGGCCCGGCAGTACAGCCAAGCAAGTATTGCCACAGTTTATTCGCGATCTGCAAGCCAACGATTTAGTCGAGTTGCACAATCAAGTCACCGGAGGTGAACTCTCACTGCTATTAGGGCTACCCGATCGGGCCCACCGTCATCGCCCCGACTGGGTCAAGATTGCCGTCAATGGGCGATTTGTAGTGCTCCCCGAATTAGAACAAACAGTCTTACAGCATTTGCGCCGCACGATACCGCGCGATCGTTTTCCCATTTGCATTGTGCATCTCAAAGTCAACCCAGAAGCGGTTGATTGGAATCGACATCCGGCCAAGGCAGAGCTATATCTCCAACAGTTAGAAGTATGGCAAAATCAAGTCAAATTTGGTCTCGACGAAATTCTTAAGCTAACAGTCGATCGATTGGCTGATAGCTACGGCAATAGTCGAACCCAAGAATTACTAAAAGTCGCGGAATCGGAGGCCGGCTACTATGCCGATCGACAAGTCAACCCGGCAAATTCGACCGTTGCACATAAACCATTGCTGCCACTCCGGGCGATTGCCCAAGCCAGTCAGATGTATATCGTGGCGGAACATGCCGCCGGAATTTGGTTAGTCGAACAGCATATCGCCCATGAACGGGTGCTGTATGAACAAATTCGCGATCGCTGGGAAGTCATTCCGCTGACCGTCCCGCTAATTGTGCAAAATTTATCCGGGGCACAGGTGGAACAGCTCGAACGCATTGGCCTCGAGGTGAGTGAGTTTGGGAACCACCTTTGGGCCATCCGCTCATTGCCCAAACTCCTGAGTGAGCATCCCGAAAAAGCCGCCGCCATTTTGGAGCTGAGCCAAGGCGGTGATTTACAATCGGCTCAGGTGGCGATCGCTTGTCGCAGCGCCATTCGGAATGGTACCCCCATGAGCCATTTAGAAATGCAGCACTTACTTGACCAATGGCAACAAACGCAAAATCCCCATACTTGCCCCCATGGTCGGCCAATCTATCTATCCCTGGAGGAGTCGTCGCTGTCGAAGTTTTTCCGGCGATCGTGGGTGATTGGCAAGAGCCACGGGCTGAAACCGTAA
- a CDS encoding lipopolysaccharide biosynthesis protein — protein MSDPHAPKLPFWKRPELRQTLWMMSSHGLRLVLQGVYFITVTQALGPKEYGAFVGAAAFVDIVAPFSTLGAGNLLVKNVARDRSTFSTYWGNGLWLMIVSASLLIIGLEIVGAWILPKTISPWLLLFAAMTNLLGGRALDLTANAYQSVQKIQRTAQFTLLPHIIRAVAALMMVKLIAQPTAIDWALVSLLSIGSAGLIAILCVSYELGKPQLALKRLKGEVQEGSYFAVGYSAQTVYNDIDKTMLARLSTLEATGMYAAAYRLIDMAFVPLKSILTVAYAKFFKQGATGIRGSVKVAKGLFPIMAGYGFIAGVGLLFCSPIVPWILGEKYAASVQVLQWLAPLVFLKGLHYIAADALSGADLQFQRSVVQISIAVLNVLLNLWLIPRFSWHGAVISTLISDGLLMLILWSLIAWRYRQERLAAA, from the coding sequence ATGAGCGATCCGCACGCCCCCAAATTGCCTTTCTGGAAACGTCCCGAACTCCGCCAAACCCTGTGGATGATGTCCAGTCATGGATTGCGCTTAGTTTTACAAGGGGTCTACTTTATCACCGTCACCCAAGCGCTAGGCCCCAAGGAATATGGGGCATTTGTCGGTGCCGCAGCATTTGTGGATATTGTGGCCCCCTTCTCCACCCTGGGGGCGGGGAATCTCCTCGTCAAAAATGTCGCCCGCGATCGTTCAACATTTTCGACCTATTGGGGCAATGGTCTATGGCTGATGATTGTCTCAGCCAGCCTTTTGATTATCGGCCTCGAAATCGTGGGGGCATGGATTTTACCCAAAACAATTTCTCCTTGGCTGCTGTTGTTTGCGGCCATGACCAACTTACTCGGGGGCCGCGCCCTCGACTTAACGGCGAACGCCTACCAATCCGTCCAAAAAATTCAACGGACCGCGCAGTTCACCCTGCTACCCCACATTATTCGGGCAGTAGCGGCATTGATGATGGTCAAACTCATTGCCCAACCAACCGCCATCGATTGGGCGTTAGTTAGCCTGTTGAGTATTGGTTCAGCCGGATTAATCGCCATTCTCTGCGTCAGCTACGAACTCGGCAAACCCCAACTTGCCCTGAAACGGCTCAAAGGTGAAGTCCAAGAGGGCAGTTACTTTGCCGTTGGCTACTCCGCCCAAACGGTCTACAACGACATTGATAAAACCATGCTGGCAAGGCTATCGACCTTAGAAGCAACCGGGATGTATGCCGCCGCCTACCGGTTAATTGATATGGCCTTTGTGCCACTCAAATCAATTCTCACCGTGGCCTATGCCAAGTTCTTTAAGCAGGGTGCGACGGGAATTCGCGGTAGTGTCAAAGTGGCAAAGGGGTTATTCCCAATCATGGCGGGCTATGGATTTATTGCTGGCGTCGGATTACTGTTTTGCTCACCGATCGTGCCCTGGATTTTAGGTGAAAAATACGCAGCATCGGTGCAAGTGCTGCAATGGTTAGCGCCATTAGTCTTCTTAAAGGGATTACACTACATCGCGGCGGATGCCCTTTCCGGCGCTGATTTACAGTTTCAGCGTAGTGTGGTGCAAATCAGCATTGCCGTGTTGAATGTGCTGTTGAATCTCTGGCTGATTCCCCGTTTCTCTTGGCATGGCGCGGTGATTTCCACCCTGATTTCCGATGGTTTACTCATGCTGATTCTCTGGTCATTAATTGCCTGGCGCTATCGCCAAGAACGCCTCGCGGCTGCTTAG
- a CDS encoding glycosyltransferase family 2 protein encodes MPKVSVVIPAYNVRDYLTAALESLILQTYHDFEALIVDDGSTDDTAAIAEQFVKRDSRFQLLQKPNGGLSSARNFGINYSNSEYIALLDGDDVYLPHKLAAHVATLEANPAVGIVYGASQAMRDDGTPTWLKISGKPVHPDPLPALMCKNFIVHGSNAMLRRLVFDEVGQFDEALPSVEDLDLWLRIASAQTWQFHRDRRILSYYRVRPSGLSFNLAQMQQTHEQVLQMAQQRSPAATAMIMPTARAYMYRYLGRMAVTMGNADQANQFLDQAWQQDWRIFGQDPKSLVTLLSIKLAPVAQFAIRRALGTAR; translated from the coding sequence ATGCCAAAAGTTAGCGTTGTTATTCCTGCCTACAATGTCCGTGATTATTTGACGGCGGCCCTAGAGTCTCTGATTCTGCAGACTTATCATGACTTTGAGGCGTTGATCGTCGATGATGGTTCGACCGACGATACAGCGGCAATCGCCGAGCAATTCGTCAAACGGGACAGTCGATTTCAGCTTTTACAGAAACCGAACGGTGGCCTATCCTCCGCCCGTAACTTTGGCATCAATTATAGTAACAGCGAATATATTGCTTTACTTGATGGCGATGATGTTTATCTACCCCATAAATTAGCGGCACATGTTGCGACATTAGAAGCCAACCCCGCTGTTGGAATTGTCTACGGTGCCTCCCAAGCCATGCGCGATGATGGCACGCCGACGTGGCTCAAGATCAGCGGTAAACCCGTCCACCCTGATCCATTGCCAGCGCTGATGTGCAAAAACTTTATTGTGCACGGCTCCAATGCAATGCTACGTCGCCTCGTATTTGACGAAGTGGGACAATTTGACGAAGCATTACCCAGTGTTGAAGATTTAGATCTGTGGTTGCGGATCGCCAGCGCCCAAACCTGGCAGTTCCACCGCGATCGACGGATTCTCAGTTACTATCGCGTCCGCCCTTCCGGGCTCTCGTTTAACCTCGCACAAATGCAACAGACGCACGAGCAGGTCTTGCAAATGGCACAACAACGATCGCCCGCCGCAACGGCGATGATCATGCCCACAGCGCGGGCCTATATGTACCGCTACCTCGGGCGTATGGCAGTCACCATGGGCAATGCCGACCAAGCCAACCAATTTCTTGATCAGGCATGGCAGCAAGACTGGCGAATTTTCGGCCAAGATCCCAAATCCCTCGTCACTTTATTATCAATTAAGCTCGCACCAGTGGCCCAATTCGCAATTCGCCGCGCCTTGGGAACAGCCCGCTAG